The following proteins are co-located in the Serinus canaria isolate serCan28SL12 chromosome 17, serCan2020, whole genome shotgun sequence genome:
- the EDF1 gene encoding endothelial differentiation-related factor 1 — translation MAESDWDTVTVLRKKGPSAAQAKSKQAILAAQRRGEDVETSKKWAAGQNKQHFITKNTAKLDRETEELHHDRVSLEVGKVIQQGRQSKGLTQKDLATKINEKPQVIADYESGRAIPNNQVMGKIERAIGLKLRGKDIGKPLETGPKGK, via the exons ATGGCGGAGAGCGATTGGGACACGGTTACGGTGCTGCGCAAGAAGGGCCCGAGCGCGGCCCAGGCCAAGTCCAAGCAG GCGATCTTGGCGGCCCAGCGGCGCGGGGAGGACGTGGAAACTTCCAAGAAGT GGGCAGCAGGCCAGAACAAACAACACTTCATTACAAAGAACACAGCCAAGCTTGACCGTGAAACAGAGGAGCTGCACCATGATAGAGTTTCCCTGGAGGTGGGCAAAGTGATCCAGCAGGGCCGACAGAGCAAGGGCCTCACACAGAAGGACTTGGCCACG AAAATCAATGAAAAACCACAAGTTATCGCTGACTATGAATCAGGACGAGCGATCCCCAATAACCAGGTCATGGGCAAGATTGAAAGAGCCATTG GCCTCAAACTGCGTGGAAAGGACATTGGAAAACCACTGGAAACTGGCCCCAAAGGAAAATGA
- the TRAF2 gene encoding TNF receptor-associated factor 2 isoform X1 — protein sequence MTLCAQSLEIQPELFVHMAAANSSPPGSLDLNQPGFAKEILGTKLEVKYLCSDCKNILRRPFQAQCGHRYCSYCLKKIISAGPQKCASCIQEGIYEEGISILETSSAFPDNAARREVESLPAVCINSGCTWKGTIKEYEAHDEVCPEFPLTCEGCGKKIPREKFRDHVKTCGRSKVPCRFEAVGCAEVVENEKLPEHERKYLAEHLYMLLSSVLSLKTGAGDMKPLPVPSSSQNSSPLLAANSLCSESELSRSLELLGRCEALERKTVTFENIVCVLNREVERVSLTAEAYSRQHRLDQEKIETLSNKVRQLERSIGLKDLAMAEMEEKIRNMEASTYDGVFIWKITEFARKRQEAITGRSPAIFSPAFYTSKYGYKMCLRVYLNGDGTGRGTHLSLFFVVMKGPNDALLRWPFNQKVTLMLLDQNNREHIIDAFRPDVTSSSFQRPVTEMNIASGCPLFCPVSVMEAKNSYVRDDAIFIKAIVDLTGL from the exons ATGACACTCTGTGCGCAG tctctgGAGATACAGCCAGAACTTTTCGTTCACATGGCAGCAGCAAACTCTTCTCCACCTGGTTCTCTGGATCTAAACCAGCCTGGGTTTGCAAAGGAGATCCTGGGAACTAAACTGGAGGTCAAATACCTGTGCTCCGATTGCAAGAACATACTCAGGCGGCCGTTCCAGGCGCAGTGTGGTCATCGCTACTGCTCCTACTGCCTGAAGAAAATCATCAG TGCTGGACCTCAAAAGTGTGCCAGCTGTATCCAGGAAGGAATATATGAAGAAGGAATTTCTATTTTGGAAACAAGCTCG GCTTTCCCTGACAATGCGGCGCGGCGGGAAGTGGAAAGTCTGCCTGCTGTCTGCATCAACAGCGGCTGCACCTGGAAAGGAACCATCAAAGAGTATGAG GCTCATGATGAAGTCTGCCCTGAATTCCCGCTGACTTGTGAAGGCTGTGGGAAGAAGATTCCCAGGGAGAAG TTTCGGGACCATGTGAAGACGTGTGGCAGATCCAAAGTACCGTGCCGGTTCGaggctgtgggctgtgctgaggtg gtggaaaatgaaaagctcCCAGAACATGAAAGGAAGTATTTGGCAGAGCATCTCTACATGCttctgagctctgtgctcagcctcAAGACTGGTGCTGGGGACATGAAGCCCCTTCCTGTCCCTTCCTCATCACAAAACAGTTCCCCACTTCTGGCAGCAAACTCACTGTGCTCAGAGTCAGAGCTCTCCCGGTCTCTAGAGCTCTTGGGAAGGTGTGAGGCCCTTGAGAGGAAAACAGTTACCTTTGAGAACATTGTCTGTGTGCTTAACCGGGAGGTGGAGAGAGTGTCCCTGACAGCTGAGGCCTACAGTCGCCAGCACCGGCTGGACCAGGAGAAAATCGAAACACTGAGCAACAAG GTCcggcagctggagaggagcattGGGCTTAAAGACCTGGCCATGGCTGAGATGGAGGAAAAGATCCGCAACATGGAGGCTTCCACCTACGATGGGGTTTTCATCTGGAAGATAACGGAGTTTGCCCGGAAGCGTCAGGAGGCGATAACAGGCCGCTCTCCTGCCATCTTCTCTCCAG CTTTCTACACCAGCAAGTATGGCTACAAGATGTGTCTGCGCGTGTACCTGAATGGGGACGGCACCGGCCGCGGGACCCACCTGTCCTTGTTTTTTGTGGTGATGAAGGGACCTAATGATGCGCTGCTGCGATGGCCCTTTAACCAGAAG GTCACCCTGATGCTTCTGGACCAGAATAACCGGGAGCACATCATTGACGCCTTCCGCCCTGATGTGACATCCTCATCCTTCCAGCGCCCTGTCACGGAGATGAACATCGCCAGTGGCTGCCCCCTCTTCTGCCCCGTGTCTGTCATGGAAGCCAAGAACTCCTACGTGCGTGATGATGCCATCTTTATTAAAGCCATCGTTGATCTCACGGGCCTCTAA
- the TRAF2 gene encoding TNF receptor-associated factor 2 isoform X2: protein MAAANSSPPGSLDLNQPGFAKEILGTKLEVKYLCSDCKNILRRPFQAQCGHRYCSYCLKKIISAGPQKCASCIQEGIYEEGISILETSSAFPDNAARREVESLPAVCINSGCTWKGTIKEYEAHDEVCPEFPLTCEGCGKKIPREKFRDHVKTCGRSKVPCRFEAVGCAEVVENEKLPEHERKYLAEHLYMLLSSVLSLKTGAGDMKPLPVPSSSQNSSPLLAANSLCSESELSRSLELLGRCEALERKTVTFENIVCVLNREVERVSLTAEAYSRQHRLDQEKIETLSNKVRQLERSIGLKDLAMAEMEEKIRNMEASTYDGVFIWKITEFARKRQEAITGRSPAIFSPAFYTSKYGYKMCLRVYLNGDGTGRGTHLSLFFVVMKGPNDALLRWPFNQKVTLMLLDQNNREHIIDAFRPDVTSSSFQRPVTEMNIASGCPLFCPVSVMEAKNSYVRDDAIFIKAIVDLTGL from the exons ATGGCAGCAGCAAACTCTTCTCCACCTGGTTCTCTGGATCTAAACCAGCCTGGGTTTGCAAAGGAGATCCTGGGAACTAAACTGGAGGTCAAATACCTGTGCTCCGATTGCAAGAACATACTCAGGCGGCCGTTCCAGGCGCAGTGTGGTCATCGCTACTGCTCCTACTGCCTGAAGAAAATCATCAG TGCTGGACCTCAAAAGTGTGCCAGCTGTATCCAGGAAGGAATATATGAAGAAGGAATTTCTATTTTGGAAACAAGCTCG GCTTTCCCTGACAATGCGGCGCGGCGGGAAGTGGAAAGTCTGCCTGCTGTCTGCATCAACAGCGGCTGCACCTGGAAAGGAACCATCAAAGAGTATGAG GCTCATGATGAAGTCTGCCCTGAATTCCCGCTGACTTGTGAAGGCTGTGGGAAGAAGATTCCCAGGGAGAAG TTTCGGGACCATGTGAAGACGTGTGGCAGATCCAAAGTACCGTGCCGGTTCGaggctgtgggctgtgctgaggtg gtggaaaatgaaaagctcCCAGAACATGAAAGGAAGTATTTGGCAGAGCATCTCTACATGCttctgagctctgtgctcagcctcAAGACTGGTGCTGGGGACATGAAGCCCCTTCCTGTCCCTTCCTCATCACAAAACAGTTCCCCACTTCTGGCAGCAAACTCACTGTGCTCAGAGTCAGAGCTCTCCCGGTCTCTAGAGCTCTTGGGAAGGTGTGAGGCCCTTGAGAGGAAAACAGTTACCTTTGAGAACATTGTCTGTGTGCTTAACCGGGAGGTGGAGAGAGTGTCCCTGACAGCTGAGGCCTACAGTCGCCAGCACCGGCTGGACCAGGAGAAAATCGAAACACTGAGCAACAAG GTCcggcagctggagaggagcattGGGCTTAAAGACCTGGCCATGGCTGAGATGGAGGAAAAGATCCGCAACATGGAGGCTTCCACCTACGATGGGGTTTTCATCTGGAAGATAACGGAGTTTGCCCGGAAGCGTCAGGAGGCGATAACAGGCCGCTCTCCTGCCATCTTCTCTCCAG CTTTCTACACCAGCAAGTATGGCTACAAGATGTGTCTGCGCGTGTACCTGAATGGGGACGGCACCGGCCGCGGGACCCACCTGTCCTTGTTTTTTGTGGTGATGAAGGGACCTAATGATGCGCTGCTGCGATGGCCCTTTAACCAGAAG GTCACCCTGATGCTTCTGGACCAGAATAACCGGGAGCACATCATTGACGCCTTCCGCCCTGATGTGACATCCTCATCCTTCCAGCGCCCTGTCACGGAGATGAACATCGCCAGTGGCTGCCCCCTCTTCTGCCCCGTGTCTGTCATGGAAGCCAAGAACTCCTACGTGCGTGATGATGCCATCTTTATTAAAGCCATCGTTGATCTCACGGGCCTCTAA
- the FBXW5 gene encoding F-box/WD repeat-containing protein 5 isoform X1: MDAGCPRLPDTVLFEIFLYLDHADVLSVGLVCQQWRAVARDEFLWKELFYRYYRVSRDVPRHPGAVSWYDEFQRLYDTIPCVEVQALKEHNDQVLHLSFSHSGCLFASCSKDCTVKIWSNELDISLQHSSNMRPYNWSYTQFSQFNSDDSLLLVSGVFVGPHNSSSGEIAVISMENFTLLSRVRNKPYDVFGCWLNETNLISGNLHRIGRITSCSVLWLNNAFQGIESENVNVVKRLFKIQNLNASTIRTVMVADCSRYDSPDLLLDYEEQLAASSTCPVFDLGSDSEEEGAKPKLPPEPAVQELPDAGGVPAEHGLQQLFDGIMEGHVRPAMTETELESKVAKLFVQNRTKLPEPNLLPMDSNSKTKYLIFTTGCLTYSPHQIGIKRILPHQMTTAGPVLGEERRSDEFFDSLDHVIDIHGHIIGMGLSPDHRYLYVNSRAWPRDCVISDPMQPPPIAEEIDLHVFDLKTMKEVKRALRAHRAYTPNEECFFIFLDVSRDFVASGAEDRHGYIWDRHYNICLAKLQHDNVVNSVAFSPVEQELLLTASDDTTIKVWRSPRAVRIRQARRPRPRKLLFSWLLNQKS; the protein is encoded by the exons ATGGACGCGGGCTGCCCCCGGCTCCCGGACACCGTCCTGTTCGAGATCTTTCTGTACCTGGACCACGCCGACGTGCTCTCAGTGGGGCTTGTCTGCCAGCAGTGGCGCGCCGTGGCCCGCGACGAATTCCTGTGGAAGGAGCTTTTCTACCGCTACTACCGTGTGTCCCGGGACGTGCCGCGGCACCCAG GTGCTGTCTCGTGGTACGATGAGTTCCAGAGGCTCTACGACACCATCCCTTGTGTGGAAGTGCAGGCCCTGAAGGAGCATAATGACCAAGTTTTGCACCTGAGCTTCTCCCACTCTGGTTGCCTGTTTGCATCATGCTCCAAAGATTGCACGGTCAAG ATCTGGAGCAATGAGCTGGAcatctccctgcagcacagctccaacATGAGGCCATACAACTGGAGCTACACCCAGTTCTCCCAGTTCAACTCTGATGACTCCCTCCTGCTGGTATCTGGTGTCTTTGTGGGGCCTCACAACTCCTCCTCGGGGGAGATTGCTGTCATCAGCATGG AGAACTTCACACTGCTTTCCAGGGTGAGGAATAAGCCCTATGATGTGTTTGGCTGCTGGCTGAATGAAACCAACTTGATATCAGGCAATCTGCATCGGATTGGGCGCATAAcctcctgctcagtgctgtggCTGAACAATGCTTTCCAG GGCATTGAGTCTGAGAATGTGAATGTAGTGAAGAGACTGTTCAAAATCCAGAACCTGAATGCCAGCACCATCCGGACCGTGATGGTGGCTGACTGCAGCCGCTACGATTCCCCGGATCTGCTCCTGGACTACGAGGAGCAGCTGGCTGCTTCCTCCACCTGCCCAGTCTTTGATCTCGGCAGTGACAGTGAGGAAGAAGGGGCCAAGCCCAAGCTGCCTCCGGAGCCAGCCGTACAGGAATTGCCGGATGCTGGGGGTGTGCCAGCAGAGcatgggctgcagcagctctttgatGGGATCATGGAGGGCCACGTGAGGCCTGCCATGACCGAGACAGAGCTGGAGTCAAAGGTGGCCAAGCTGTTTGTGCAAAACAGAACTAAACTGCCCGAGCCAAACCTGCTCCCCATGGACAGCAACAGCAAGACAAAGTACTTGATCTTCACCACGGGATGCCTCACCTACTCCCCGCACCAGATAG GGATTAAAAGGATCCTGCCCCATCAGATGACGACCGCAGGGccagtgctgggggaggagCGGCGCTCGGACGAGTTCTTTGACTCCCTGGATCACGTCATTGACATCCATGGGCACATCATTGGCATGGGCCTCTCCCCTGACCACCG GTATCTGTATGTGAACAGCCGGGCCTGGCCACGGGACTGCGTCATCTCAGATCCGATGCAGCCGCCTCCCATTGCTGAGGAGATCGACCTGCACGTGTTCGACCTGAAGACCATGAAGGAGGTGAAGCGAGCGCTGCGTGCCCACCGCGCCTACACACCCAACGAGGAGTGCTTCTTTATCTTCCTTGATGTCAGCAGGGACTTCGTAGCGAG TGGGGCAGAAGATCGACACGGCTACATCTGGGACCGGCACTACAACATCTGCCTGGCCAAGCTGCAGCATGACAATGTGGTGAACTCAGTGGCATTCAGCCcagtggagcaggagctgctgctgacagccagTGATGACACCACCATCAAGGTGTGGCGGTCCCCACGGGCCGTGCGCATCCGGCAGGCCAGGAGGCCCCGGCCCAGGAAACTGCTCTTCTCCTGGCTCTTGAATCAGAAAAGCTGA
- the FBXW5 gene encoding F-box/WD repeat-containing protein 5 isoform X2: MLQRLHGQGKVIWSNELDISLQHSSNMRPYNWSYTQFSQFNSDDSLLLVSGVFVGPHNSSSGEIAVISMENFTLLSRVRNKPYDVFGCWLNETNLISGNLHRIGRITSCSVLWLNNAFQGIESENVNVVKRLFKIQNLNASTIRTVMVADCSRYDSPDLLLDYEEQLAASSTCPVFDLGSDSEEEGAKPKLPPEPAVQELPDAGGVPAEHGLQQLFDGIMEGHVRPAMTETELESKVAKLFVQNRTKLPEPNLLPMDSNSKTKYLIFTTGCLTYSPHQIGIKRILPHQMTTAGPVLGEERRSDEFFDSLDHVIDIHGHIIGMGLSPDHRYLYVNSRAWPRDCVISDPMQPPPIAEEIDLHVFDLKTMKEVKRALRAHRAYTPNEECFFIFLDVSRDFVASGAEDRHGYIWDRHYNICLAKLQHDNVVNSVAFSPVEQELLLTASDDTTIKVWRSPRAVRIRQARRPRPRKLLFSWLLNQKS; encoded by the exons ATGCTCCAAAGATTGCACGGTCAAGGTAAAGTG ATCTGGAGCAATGAGCTGGAcatctccctgcagcacagctccaacATGAGGCCATACAACTGGAGCTACACCCAGTTCTCCCAGTTCAACTCTGATGACTCCCTCCTGCTGGTATCTGGTGTCTTTGTGGGGCCTCACAACTCCTCCTCGGGGGAGATTGCTGTCATCAGCATGG AGAACTTCACACTGCTTTCCAGGGTGAGGAATAAGCCCTATGATGTGTTTGGCTGCTGGCTGAATGAAACCAACTTGATATCAGGCAATCTGCATCGGATTGGGCGCATAAcctcctgctcagtgctgtggCTGAACAATGCTTTCCAG GGCATTGAGTCTGAGAATGTGAATGTAGTGAAGAGACTGTTCAAAATCCAGAACCTGAATGCCAGCACCATCCGGACCGTGATGGTGGCTGACTGCAGCCGCTACGATTCCCCGGATCTGCTCCTGGACTACGAGGAGCAGCTGGCTGCTTCCTCCACCTGCCCAGTCTTTGATCTCGGCAGTGACAGTGAGGAAGAAGGGGCCAAGCCCAAGCTGCCTCCGGAGCCAGCCGTACAGGAATTGCCGGATGCTGGGGGTGTGCCAGCAGAGcatgggctgcagcagctctttgatGGGATCATGGAGGGCCACGTGAGGCCTGCCATGACCGAGACAGAGCTGGAGTCAAAGGTGGCCAAGCTGTTTGTGCAAAACAGAACTAAACTGCCCGAGCCAAACCTGCTCCCCATGGACAGCAACAGCAAGACAAAGTACTTGATCTTCACCACGGGATGCCTCACCTACTCCCCGCACCAGATAG GGATTAAAAGGATCCTGCCCCATCAGATGACGACCGCAGGGccagtgctgggggaggagCGGCGCTCGGACGAGTTCTTTGACTCCCTGGATCACGTCATTGACATCCATGGGCACATCATTGGCATGGGCCTCTCCCCTGACCACCG GTATCTGTATGTGAACAGCCGGGCCTGGCCACGGGACTGCGTCATCTCAGATCCGATGCAGCCGCCTCCCATTGCTGAGGAGATCGACCTGCACGTGTTCGACCTGAAGACCATGAAGGAGGTGAAGCGAGCGCTGCGTGCCCACCGCGCCTACACACCCAACGAGGAGTGCTTCTTTATCTTCCTTGATGTCAGCAGGGACTTCGTAGCGAG TGGGGCAGAAGATCGACACGGCTACATCTGGGACCGGCACTACAACATCTGCCTGGCCAAGCTGCAGCATGACAATGTGGTGAACTCAGTGGCATTCAGCCcagtggagcaggagctgctgctgacagccagTGATGACACCACCATCAAGGTGTGGCGGTCCCCACGGGCCGTGCGCATCCGGCAGGCCAGGAGGCCCCGGCCCAGGAAACTGCTCTTCTCCTGGCTCTTGAATCAGAAAAGCTGA